A single region of the Acidobacteriota bacterium genome encodes:
- a CDS encoding sulfatase-like hydrolase/transferase, producing MGYGDLSSYGHPLIRTPHIDRLAAEGQRWTSFYASSPLCNPSRIALATGRMPIRIQGGELNRWSNLPAEETTLGDMFQAAGFSSSNPGNRWARRASSPGGASTTSRSTTRRSCSTWAPTSENGSTSRPGTRRSSNASRRRSARIGSL from the coding sequence ATGGGCTACGGCGACCTGTCCTCCTACGGCCACCCGCTGATTCGCACGCCCCACATCGACCGGCTCGCGGCCGAAGGCCAGCGCTGGACGTCGTTCTACGCCTCGAGCCCGCTGTGCAACCCGAGCCGGATAGCGCTGGCGACCGGCCGGATGCCCATCCGCATCCAGGGCGGCGAACTGAATCGCTGGTCCAACCTGCCGGCGGAAGAGACGACCCTGGGCGACATGTTCCAGGCCGCCGGCTTCTCGTCCTCGAATCCTGGGAATCGCTGGGCAAGGAGGGCGAGCTCGCCTGGCGGGGCTTCGACAACGAGCAGATCCACGACCCGCCGCTCCTGTTCAACCTGGGCACCGACCTCGGAGAACGGTTCGACATCGCGGCCCGGCACCCGGAGATCGTCGAACGCATCGAGAAGGCGATCCGCACGCATCGGGAGTCTCTGA